A genomic region of Danio aesculapii chromosome 21, fDanAes4.1, whole genome shotgun sequence contains the following coding sequences:
- the LOC130214719 gene encoding olfactory receptor 52N5-like, which produces MDNLTFRHTILLVEGLQVTPQSTYVVFVLLLLVYIFIMVANITLVILISTEKNLHHPMHFLFCNLPLNDILGTTVILPRLLRDVLIETSERYITFNECVTQAYFVHIFVAACHYVLIIMAFDRYVAICNPLRYMAIMTNKMVIKLSAIAWGLSVLMVSILLGLTVRLSHCRSKIENPFCDNASLFKLSCDEGVAVNNIYGIIYTVVLFTFSILSIFITYGKIATVCITSKNKALNSKAIKTCSTHLAVYLIMFVSGSTFIFLHRFPLYSESRKLASIMFHIVPPGLNPLVYGLQTKEIRQKFVKIWRREKETS; this is translated from the coding sequence ATGGATAACCTGACATTCAGACACACCATTCTTCTAGTGGAGGGACTTCAAGTTACACCTCAGTCTACCTATGTGGTTTTTGTACTGCTACTTTTGGTTTATATCTTTATTATGGTTGCCAACATTACACTTGTAATTCTAATCTCAACTGAGAAGAATCTACATCATCCTATGCATTTTCTGTTTTGTAACTTGCCgctgaatgacattttagggACCACCGTCATTTTGCCACGCTTACTTCGGGACGTTTTAATAGAAACTTCAGAGCGCTATATCACATTTAATGAATGTGTTACTCAAGCATATTTTGTGCACATTTTTGTAGCAGCATGTCATTATGTTCTTATTATAATGGCTTTTGACAGATATGTGGCTATTTGTAATCCACTGAGATACATGGCCATAATGACCAATAAAATGGTTATTAAACTATCAGCAATAGCCTGGGGTTTGTCAGTACTTATGGTGTCTATTCTGTTAGGCCTCACAGTGCGACTGTCTCACTGCAGATCGAAAATTGAAAACCCTTTCTGTGATAATGCCTCATTGTTTAAACTGTCCTGTGATGAAGGTGTTGCTGTGAATAATATCTATGGGATCATCTATACTGTGGTTTTATTTACCTTCTCAATTTTGTCTATATTTATAACGTATGGCAAGATTGCCACTGTATGCATAACCAGCAAAAACAAAGCACTCAACAGCAAAGCCATAAAAACCTGCAGCACtcatttagctgtttatttaatcATGTTTGTTTCTGGTTCCACTTTCATTTTTCTCCATCGTTTCCCTCTCTACTCTGAAAGCAGGAAACTAGCTAGTATAATGTTTCATATTGTACCCCCAGGATTAAATCCATTAGTATATGGTTTACAAACCAAAGAGATTAGACAAAAGTTTGTAAAAATCTGGCGCAGAGAAAAAGAAACATCTTAA
- the LOC130214694 gene encoding olfactory receptor 146-like gives MDNLTFTNSILLVEGLKVTPQSSQPVFIMFLLAYVFAMITNAGLIFLISTDKNLHEPMHFLFCNLPLNDIIGTTVVMPRLLQDILRETSERFISYVECVVQAYFVHVFTAACHYVLMIMAFDRYVAICNPLRYTAIMTNKMVIVLSAIAWSLAILLVTIMLGLTIRLSHCRYKIENPFCDNASLFKLSCENVSINNVYGLVYTVVVFIMSALSIFVTYVKIATVCVTSKNKALNSKAIKTCSTHLAVYLIMLISGVTFILLHRFPEYSDNRKLASIMFHVVPPGLNPLVYGLQNKEIRQKVGKLWSRK, from the coding sequence ATGGACAACCTGACATTCACAAACAGCATTCTCCTCGTCGAGGGACTGAAAGTCACACCTCAGTCATCACAACCTGTTTTCATCATGTTTCTCTTAGCTTATGTCTTTGCAATGATAACAAATGCTGGGCTTATATTTCTGATATCAACAGACAAGAATTTGCATGAGCCTATGCATTTTCTGTTCTGTAACTTGCCACTGAATGATATAATTGGGACCACAGTTGTTATGCCACGTTTACTTCAGGACATTTTAAGGGAAACTTCTGAACGTTTTATATCATATGTGGAATGTGTTGTTCAAGCttattttgtgcatgtatttACAGCAGCATGTCACTATGTACTGATGATCATGGCCTTTGACAGATATGTAGCTATATGTAATCCTCTGAGATATACAGCTATAATGACCAATAAAATGGTTATTGTACTCTCAGCAATTGCTTGGAGCTTGGCCATTCTTTTGGTGACGATTATGTTAGGCCTCACTATACGTCTGTCACATTGTAGGTATAAAATTGAAAACCCTTTCTGTGACAATGCCTCATTGTTTAAACTGTCCTGTGAAAATGTGTCAATTAATAATGTTTATGGACTTGTTTATACTGTGGTTGTATTCATTATGTCAGCATTATCTATATTTGTAACATATGTCAAAATTGCTACTGTATGTGTTACCAGCAAGAACAAAGCCCTCAACAGCAAAGCCATAAAAACCTGCAGCACTCATTTAGCTGTTTACTTAATCATGTTAATTTCTGGAGTCACTTTTATTTTGCTTCACCGTTTTCCTGAATACTCTGACAACAGGAAACTAGCTAGTATAATGTTTCATGTTGTACCACCAGGATTAAATCCTTTAGTATATGGTTTACAAAACAAAGAGATTAGACAAAAGGTAGGGAAATTATGGAGTAGAAAGTGA
- the LOC130214731 gene encoding olfactory receptor 146-like has product MDNLTFTNSILLVEGLKVTPQSSQPVFIMFLLAYVFAMITNAGLIFLISTDKNLHEPMHFLFCNLPLNDIIGTTVVMPRLLQDILRETSERFISYVECVVQAYFVHIFTVACHYVLMIMAFDRYVAICNPLRYTAIMTNKMVIVLSAIAWSLAILLVTIMLGLTIRLSHCRYKIENPFCDNASLFKLSCENVSINNVFGLVYTVVVFIMSALSIFVTYVKIATVCVTSKNKALNSKAIKTCSTHLAVYLIMLISGATFIFLHRFPEYSDNRKLASIMFHVVPPGLNPLVYGLQNKEIRQKVVKLWSRKK; this is encoded by the coding sequence ATGGACAACCTGACATTTACAAACAGCATTCTCCTCGTCGAGGGACTGAAAGTCACACCTCAGTCATCACAACCTGTTTTCATCATGTTTCTCTTGGCTTATGTCTTTGCAATGATAACAAATGCTGGACTTATATTTCTGATATCAACAGACAAGAATCTGCATGAGCCTATGCATTTTCTGTTCTGTAACTTGCCACTGAATGATATAATTGGGACCACAGTTGTTATGCCACGTTTACTTCAGGATATTTTAAGGGAAACTTCTGAACGTTTTATATCATATGTGGAATGTGTTGTTCAAGCTTATTTTGTGCATATATTTACCGTAGCATGTCACTATGTACTGATGATCATGGCCTTTGACAGATATGTAGCTATATGTAATCCTCTGAGATATACAGCTATAATGACCAATAAAATGGTTATTGTACTCTCAGCAATTGCTTGGAGCTTGGCCATTCTTTTGGTGACGATTATGTTAGGCCTCACAATACGTCTGTCACATTGTAGGTATAAAATTGAAAACCCTTTCTGTGACAATGCCTCATTGTTTAAACTGTCCTGTGAAAATGTGtcaattaataatgtttttggacttgtttaTACTGTGGTTGTATTCATTATGTCAGCATTATCTATATTTGTAACATATGTCAAAATTGCTACTGTATGTGTAACCAGCAAGAACAAAGCCCTCAACAGCAAAGCCATAAAAACCTGCAGCACTCATTTAGCTGTTTACTTAATCATGTTAATTTCTGGAGCCACTTTTATTTTCCTTCACCGTTTTCCTGAATACTCTGACAACAGGAAACTAGCTAGTATAATGTTTCATGTTGTACCACCAGGATTAAATCCTTTAGTATATGGTTTACAAAACAAAGAGATTAGACAAAAGGTTGTGAAATTATGGAGTAGAAAGAAGTGA